CATGGGCAAGGCGCCGAACCGCCTCCACACACCAGTCCCGCGCACCGGCGCACACCCACAGCCGGCGCTGGCGGGCGCGTCGCAGGGCCGGACGCAGCTGCAGCAACTCGGCGGCGGCTGCGGCCCGGATATCTGTTGACGGTTCGGATATCATCGGTTTTGGCCCCACGCGCCGGATCGGGCATACTGACCGGCATTCCCCCGATGAAACCCGAGGAGCGCTATCAACATGCCAGTGCGCATGGCGGTGTCTTCACCCCTGTTCTGCATCGAGCCCGGCAGCTTACGGCACCAGGCCCCTGTTCCGGGCGTGTCGCTGTGAAGACCCGCCACGTCCAGTTGCGCGAGCACCAGCATCAACTCGCCCGCTGCCGCCGTTGCCCCGACATGCAGGGACCCCCGGTCATCGGCACCGCGGTGCTCTCGCCCATCATGCTGATCGGTCAGGCCCCCGGCGGCAAGGAGATCCATCTGCACCGTCCCTTCGCCTGGACCGCAGGCAAGACCCTGTTCCAGTGGTTTGCCGGCATCGGCCTGGAAGAGGAAGCCTTCCGCCGGCGCGTCTACATGGCCGCGGTGTGTCGTTGTTTTCCAGGCAAGAAGACCCGGGGCGGCGACCGGGTGCCGGCCCCGGAGGAGATCGCCAACTGCAGTACCTGGCTGGAAACCGAACTCACCCTGCTGCGCCCGCAGTTGATCATACCGGTCGGCCGGCTCGCCATCAGCCGCTTCATGCCGTTCCGGAAACTGACCGAGGTCATCGGCACCATCCACCACCATTCGGTGCAGGGACGGCCCACCGACGTGCTGCCGCTGCCGCATCCCTCCGGCGCCTCCACCTGGCACCGCACCGACCCGGGCCGGGAACTGCTGGCGCAGGCACTGCAACGGCTGGCACGGCATCCGGCCTGGCGGCGGGTGTGCGCCCAGCAGGATGACGACAAAGCCGCCGACAGCCAGGGCCATCCCGGACGGCTGTAATCGACTGCGGGGTCGCAGCGTCAGCGGGCCTCACCGACCGTCTCGATCAGCACCGGGATGCGTGCCGGCGCCAGGCACTGTCCGGCGTCGCTGCAGGCCTGGGCATGCACGCTCAACTCCAGCCCCGGCGGCGCGGCCCGCTCAAGTCGCAGTGGGATGCGCGTGCCGTCGTCATAGACCCGGATGGGCCATTCGAAGCCGGCCGCCAGCGGCCGGCCGGCGGGGTAATCGGCCGTCAGTACCAGTTCGCGGCCGCCGGCGCGGGCGCTGACCCGGGTCGGTATCAGGAACTCCAGCGAGGCCGGTGAGGCATTGACGTGCCAGCCGGGATCCAGTTGCAGGGTCAGGATCAGCCGGCGCGGATCCTCTGCCTCGGACCGGGCCACCACCCGCAGCCGGTCGGCCGTGTCCGGCGGCGTGAAATCCTGCGCCGGCGGCGCTGCGCCCTCATCGAGCCCCGCCGCACGGTATTCGGCCAGCGCCCGGAGCATGTGGGGCATGGCCGTGGGCGCCTCCTCCAGTACGGGCGTGAAGGCGCGCAGGGTCGCGGCGGCATAGGCACCGAAGCGCTCATCGACCTGTCGCGCCAGGCCGGCGAGGGCGCGCGCGGCCAGGCTGTTGGGTGCGGGCAGGGCGGCATCGCGACGCGACCTGGGCTGCACGACCAGGTGCCCGACGGCGGCATCGGCATAGTGGAAGCCGCCGGCCGGATCCCAGAGCGCGGCGATCATCGCATCGCCCAACTGTCCGGCGGCACGCCGCCAGCGCGCCTCGTCGCGCACCCGGTCCAGCGCCAGCAGTCCGAGAATGGTGGCGGCATAGTCATCGAGATAGGCCGGCAGCCGGGCTTCCCCGCCGCGGGCCACATGCAGCAGACGGCCGTCGGCGTCCCGCAGCTGCCGCAGCAGGGCATCGGCGGCACCCGCCGCCTGGTCGATATAGTCCTTGCGCCCCAGCGCCGCGCCGGCATCCGCCAGCGCCTCGATCATCAGGCCGTTCCAGGCCGTGATGACCTTGTCATCGGTGTGCGGCTGCGGACGCTGCAGGCGGACCGCGAGCAGCTGGTCGCGGATCGGCGCCAGACGCGCCTGCAGCCGGGTCGGCGTCAACCCCAGGGCCTCGGCCGTCGCCGCATAGCCCTGCGGCCAGTGCAGCACATGGCCATGATCCAGCTCGGGCGGTCCCTCCACGCCCCAGACCTGAACGGCCAGGGCATACTCCGCCTCGGCCAGCACCGCCCGCAGCTGATCCCGGGACCAGACATAGGAAGCACCCTCCACGCCGGCCACCTCGGCATCCTGCGCCGCATGGAACAGCCCGTCCGGGCCGGTCATCTCCCGCCTCACCCAGGCCACGATGGCCTCGGCGACCCGGCGATTGGCCGCCTCGCCGGTCAGCGCCCAGGCATGCGCATAGACCTGCAGCAGCTGGGCATTGTCATAGAGCATCTTCTCGAAGTGCGGCACGCGCCACTGCGGATCGACGGCATAGCGATGGAAGCCCCCGCCGACCTGATCGAAAATGCCGCCGCGCGCCATGGCATCCAGAGTGGCGTGGAGCATCTCGCGGGCCCTGGCGTCGCCGCTGCGCTCAGCATGGGTCAGCAGCAACTGCAGGTTGGACGGCAGCGGAAAACGCGGCGGCGGACCGAAGCCGCCGTCGAAGGGATCGAACTCCTGTTCCAGCCCGGCCACCGCCCGCGCGATCACGTCCTTCCCGGGCAGCTGTGCCGCCGCCTCGCCCGGAAGGGCATGGGCCTGTGCGACGCGCGCCATGATCCGGGCCGCGCGACGCTCAATCGCGGGCCGGTCCTCCCGCCACCGGCTCCGCGCCTCCTTCAGGGTGGCGGCCAGCTGTTCCGGGGACAGGTACACGGCAGCAAAGAAGGGGTCGAGATCCGGTGTGAGCAGCAGGTTCATGGGCCAGCCGCCGCGTCCGGTCATCTGGCGCAGGGCGGTCATGTAGACGGCATCCACCTCCGGGCGCTCTTCGCGGTCGACCTTAACGCTGACCGCATAGTCATTGAGCAGCGTCGCGATCGCCGGATCACTGAAGGACTCGCGATTCATCACGTGACACCAGTGGCAGGTCGAGTAGCCCACGGACAGGAAGATGAATTTGTCCTCGCGCCGGGCCCGCTCGAACGCTGCCGCGCCCCAGGGATGCCAGTCCACCGGGTTGTCGGCGTGCTGCTGCAGGTAGGGGCTGGCCGCATCGGCCAGCCGATTCCCCTCCCCCGGCGCCTGCGCCTGGACCGCGCCCGGGGCCAGGCACAGGCCGGCCAGGGAAACCATGACGGAACACAACCAGGCATGCATAGGAACCATATCCTCTTGGACCCGGTCCGGGTGAGTGCGTTCACCGGGACGCCGCCGTCGGAGTCGAGCCGCATACGTCAACAATTTTTACACGACATCAACTTCCATATCTTGTGACAACAGCCGTTAAATCAGCCGGTAACACCGAATATACGGGATGGCCGGCGGCTGCGCCCGGGAACCGGGGGCATTGCCGCCGGAACCCGAAGGATCCGACACATAGACCGCAATTTATTGTTTTTCATATTTTAAACAGCGCAAACTCAGACAAGGGGCGGAGACAGGATCTCACCCGCTTATGGAAAACCTTACGTTTTGTTGCCCGCGAGCGTGCCGATGTCACGTGAGCCGGCCTGACGACATCATATATCTCTGTTTATCCAGAACAAAATTTCACCTGGCAGGCCTCTTGCTTGTTCAACAGCGATTACTCCGTTTACCGGCCCGTCCGGGACGGATCTGCTGTTGCCCGCCCCCACCGGCCGGCGACAGGCCAGACGTGATAACGATTATTAAAGTTTGAGGGGGAGCCCATGCCGCACACTATAACCACATCAGGGTGGATGAAACGGGTTGCCGTCGCGCTGGGAACGGCCTGGCTGTATGCCTCAGCAGTCAGCGCGGCCCCATTGGGCCTGACGCAGCAGTTCCCGGATATCCAGACCTCGGATCTGAACATCAGCTATGACGCCGGCACGGGCAGCCTTAGCGCGAACCAGCCCACCTTCGCCATGTTCACCTATTCCGACGGCATCACCTCGACCCAGTACTATGACTGGACCTATTCATTGACCGCCAGCCTGGACAGCGGCACCGGCACCCTGACCTCCGGCAGCCTGGAGATCCAGGACGGGTCCAGCGTCACCCAACTCAGCGGCAGCCTCACCGCCTTCGGTTACACCGATGCAGGCAGCAAAGACGTATTCGAATTCCTGTTCGACGTGACCGGCGGCGCTCTGGCCGGCGACTTCGGCGCGCTGGGCGGCATCATCATCGTGACTGACACCAGCGACTTCACCGGAGACTTCGGTATCGATTTCACTGCCGCCAGCACGTCCAACGACACCTTCGCCGCCGTCGTCCCGGTACCGGCCGCCGTCTGGCTGTTCGGCAGCGGCCTGCTGGGCCTGGCCGCCGCCGCCCGACGCCGGCACTGAAAATGGACTTTCAGTCTGCACACAAGACAAGGAGCACAACCGTGACGGAACTGAAAACTCGTATCGGACGCACTGCCGCGGCCCTGCTGCTGGCACTGACGCTCGCACCGGCTCAGGCCACCCTGCTGGACATCGATCCCGATGCCCCCCTGCTGCGCTTCGGCAGCCTGCTGAATCAGGGTGCCGACTATGACAGCGCCAGCGGCCGGCTCAGCATCACTGGCGATCCGCAGGCACTGCAATTCGTCCTGCCGGGCCCCTTCACCGGTATCAGCGGACCGCGCTCCCTGAGCATGGACTTCTTCGTGGACAGCAGCGGCATCGTCACCGGCGGCATTGCCGGCAACGACTTCGAACTGTTCGGCGAAATCGACAGCGACGGCGACGGCCTTGCGGATTTCACCGGCCTGCTGCTGGCCGGCGAGATCCGCGACTTCGGTTTTCAGAACCTGACCGCCACGGTGGATGCAATGGACTTGCTGTTCGAGGTCAGCGGCGGCAGCCTCGCCGGCCAGTTCGCCGGCTTCGGCATCGGCGTGGCCATGACACTGGAGAACTCCAGCTTCACCGGCAGCTTCGCCCAGGACTTCACCAGCACCCGGGTCAAGGGCCGCATCGGCACCGCCCCCCTCCCGCCCAGCCAGATCCCGGAACCGGGCACCGCCTGGTTGCTGGGCCTGGCCCTGCCGGCCCTGCTGCCCGCACTGCGCCGCCGCACCCGACACGGCTAGACATCAGCGCGACCACCTGAGCCGCCGGTCAGGCCGCGGCCGTTGTACCGCGCCGGCGGAACCGGTGCCGAACAGCACCCGGCCGGCGAGCCACAGCGCCAGTCCCGACGCCAGCAGCAGCAGGCTGCGGCCCAGCAGTTGCTGCTGATCCACCAGGTAATTGGTGCATACCCGCACGGGAGCGGCGCTGTAGAGCCAGCCCAGCACCACCAGCATGCTGAGCAGGTTGCTCCACAGAAAGCCGCGGCCGATCAGCGGCAGGCGGCGCCAGCTCAGCGCCAGCGGCATCCCCACCAGCAGCGGCAGACTGAGGAACTTGGCCAGTTCCATCAGCGGCGCATTGAGGGCGGCATCGAGCGAGCGCGGCAGCATCCAGAAGGCCGCGGCGAACAGCGCCAGCAGGGTCAGCGGCAGGCCGGCGGCATTGCAGCGATCCAGACGTTGATGCAACCGGGGCGGCAGCCAGCGCCAGGCGAGCGCCCCGATCCCGACCAGCAGCGGCAGCTGCACCAGCATGTGGCTGACCATGCCCGCCTCCAGCCAGCCGCGCAGCGGCGGCGCGGCCAACAACGCATAAACCGCCACCAGCATCCAGCCGCGGCCCGGCCCGACCATTGGATTCACAGCCATTCCCGCACCCGCTCAACGAAGGCCAGCGGCCGGTCGTAATCCTCTATCCGCACCAGCCGCCCGTCGCGGTCGACCAGGTGCAGGGCCGCATTGTGCTCGAAGCCGCCGAAGCCGTCGGGAATGACCACGATGCCGAAGCTGTGCAGCAGGGCCTGCAACTCGTCCGGATCCTCAACCCGCGCCACCCGCCAGGCCTCGCCGTCCGCATGGTAGCGTGCCGCATAATCGGCCAGCCGCGCCGGGTGGTCGCGCTCGGGATCGAAACTGATGCTGAGCAACATCAGTTCCCGGCCCGGCACGGACGCCGGCAGGGCATCGCGCACCCGCTGGAAGGCCTGCCCCAGGGCCCGGCACACGCTCGGACAGTTCACATAGATGAACTCCACCGCCAGCAACCGGCCCTGCAGATCAGCCAGCGCAAAGCGCCGGCCGCTCTGGTCCTGCAGCGTCACCGCGGGCAGCGGCCGGGGGCTGGTGTGCACGGCAAGGCGCCGCGCGCCCTCGTCGGTGAAGGCACGGAAGCCGTCCGTGCCCCAGGCCAGAACAGCGACACCGAGCAGCGTCACCGCCAGCGCCGTGAGCAGGCTGCACCTCATACCGCCCGGCTCCGGGCCTGGCCCAGGCGCAGCAGGAACCGGCCGACGAACACCAGGGTGGCCGCCAGCACCAGCGCGGCGAACAACGCACCGGCGCGGTCATAGGGCAGCCACTGGGCCAGGTGTTCGGCATAGCGGCGCGGCGCGCCGGCCTGCCCGCCGGCCAGAAAGGCCAGCACGAAACCCAGCCCCGCCACGGCGAACACCCAGAAACCGATCCGGTCCAGGCCGCGGCCGGCGGCGGTCTGCCGGTCGCCGGTCAGGAAATACATGAAGCCCAACACCATGGGCAGCATGCCCAGCAGCAGATAGGTATGGAAATGCCCCGGCACCCACATGGTGTTATGCATCACCTGATTGATCACCACGGTGGCGTCGATGATGGCCGGGATCACGCCCGCCCCCCAGCCGAACATCGACAGCAGCAGCAGACCGGAAGTCAGGTCCCAGCGGATACCGGACCGGTAGACATTGGTGAGCGCGCCGAACACGGTCACCACCAGCACCGGCAGACCGCTGGCGTAGGAGATCACCTGGCCGGCCACCAGCGCCCACTGCGGCATGGCGAAGTCCATCAGCAGATGATGCGGATAATTGGTCATCACCATGATCAGCGAGGCGTTCCAGGCCGCCAGCACCACCTTGTTCGACTTCCAGGGCCGACCGGTATGGCGCGGCAGGATCTCGTAGACGGCGATCACGGCCATGTAGATGGTGGCGTTGATGAACACATGCCCGAAGAAGTAGGTCATGTTCTTGGCCAGCAGCGGATCGATCGCGAAGGCCGGCACATAGAGGTTGATCAGGGTCATGGCGAGGATGGCCGCGCCGACGGTGATGCCGATACTGTTGATGATCAGCACCATGGTGCTGGCCACCACCGCCACCGGCGGCGCCCGGCCGTCGTCGCGACCGAACAGCTGCGGCCAGCCCAGGGCGCGGCCCAGGTTGCCGTATTGCCCGAGGATGGCACGCGCCGCATCCAGATACAGCAGCAGGAAGCCGGTGCCGATCACCAGCAGCCCGCCCACGAACAGGGCTGCGGCCTGGGTGTCCCACACCCCCATGGGCCGGGCCGGCAGCGGATACAGGAAGGTCCAGGCGCCGGCGAAGCCGCCGGCCAGCACGCTGGCCAGGATCATCACCACTCCGGCCAGGAACAGCACCAGGTTGGCGATGAACATGCCGCGCGACAAGCGCACATACTGGCCCAGGAAGTGCCACATCACCGCCACGCTGGCGAGCGCGGCGATGCCCACCATGCCGGCGCCGTGCAGTGTCAGCAGTTCATAGAAGGTATCGGGTCCGAGTTGCAGCAACCCGCCCTGGGCCAGGCGCATCAGCAGCCCGAAGGCCATCATCAGCAGCACCACCGCCCCGGCCGTGACCAGGTAGGCCAGTACCGGCGCGGATGCGCGCCGCGCGGGATCCGGCGCGCCCTTGGCATCGACTTCACTCATGTGAGTTCTCCTCTTCGGCAACCGCCACCACCTTCAACTCGGCGATCATGTCGTGATGAATCAGACCGCAGTACTCCAGGCACAGCAGCTTGTAGGTGCCGGGCTCGGCAAAGGTGTGGCGCAGGGTGTTGGTGTAGTCAGGCATGGCCATCACCTGGGCGACCAGGCGCATGTCCGCGTCATAGATGCCCAGCCCGTGGTTGACGTCGGCGCTGGTGACCCGGAATTCCACCGGGGTGCCGACACTGGCCCGATCCGTACTGAGATCCCAGGCCCACTGTTTGCCGACCACCTCGATGACCTGGGACTCCCGGCGGTCGATCCCGGCGCTGGCATAGGGCAGGTCGAGCAATGTGTAGAGCATCACCGGCGTGACCACGACCAGCAGGGCCCAGAACA
This sequence is a window from Thiohalobacter thiocyanaticus. Protein-coding genes within it:
- a CDS encoding uracil-DNA glycosylase family protein — translated: MQGPPVIGTAVLSPIMLIGQAPGGKEIHLHRPFAWTAGKTLFQWFAGIGLEEEAFRRRVYMAAVCRCFPGKKTRGGDRVPAPEEIANCSTWLETELTLLRPQLIIPVGRLAISRFMPFRKLTEVIGTIHHHSVQGRPTDVLPLPHPSGASTWHRTDPGRELLAQALQRLARHPAWRRVCAQQDDDKAADSQGHPGRL
- a CDS encoding cytochrome C oxidase subunit II, with protein sequence MYQTLAWQLSLILMGALLIAFLFVARRARDRADADASVVSRAYRIRGILFWALLVVVTPVMLYTLLDLPYASAGIDRRESQVIEVVGKQWAWDLSTDRASVGTPVEFRVTSADVNHGLGIYDADMRLVAQVMAMPDYTNTLRHTFAEPGTYKLLCLEYCGLIHHDMIAELKVVAVAEEENSHE
- a CDS encoding VPLPA-CTERM sorting domain-containing protein encodes the protein MKRVAVALGTAWLYASAVSAAPLGLTQQFPDIQTSDLNISYDAGTGSLSANQPTFAMFTYSDGITSTQYYDWTYSLTASLDSGTGTLTSGSLEIQDGSSVTQLSGSLTAFGYTDAGSKDVFEFLFDVTGGALAGDFGALGGIIIVTDTSDFTGDFGIDFTAASTSNDTFAAVVPVPAAVWLFGSGLLGLAAAARRRH
- a CDS encoding SCO family protein, with translation MRCSLLTALAVTLLGVAVLAWGTDGFRAFTDEGARRLAVHTSPRPLPAVTLQDQSGRRFALADLQGRLLAVEFIYVNCPSVCRALGQAFQRVRDALPASVPGRELMLLSISFDPERDHPARLADYAARYHADGEAWRVARVEDPDELQALLHSFGIVVIPDGFGGFEHNAALHLVDRDGRLVRIEDYDRPLAFVERVREWL
- a CDS encoding DUF255 domain-containing protein; protein product: MHAWLCSVMVSLAGLCLAPGAVQAQAPGEGNRLADAASPYLQQHADNPVDWHPWGAAAFERARREDKFIFLSVGYSTCHWCHVMNRESFSDPAIATLLNDYAVSVKVDREERPEVDAVYMTALRQMTGRGGWPMNLLLTPDLDPFFAAVYLSPEQLAATLKEARSRWREDRPAIERRAARIMARVAQAHALPGEAAAQLPGKDVIARAVAGLEQEFDPFDGGFGPPPRFPLPSNLQLLLTHAERSGDARAREMLHATLDAMARGGIFDQVGGGFHRYAVDPQWRVPHFEKMLYDNAQLLQVYAHAWALTGEAANRRVAEAIVAWVRREMTGPDGLFHAAQDAEVAGVEGASYVWSRDQLRAVLAEAEYALAVQVWGVEGPPELDHGHVLHWPQGYAATAEALGLTPTRLQARLAPIRDQLLAVRLQRPQPHTDDKVITAWNGLMIEALADAGAALGRKDYIDQAAGAADALLRQLRDADGRLLHVARGGEARLPAYLDDYAATILGLLALDRVRDEARWRRAAGQLGDAMIAALWDPAGGFHYADAAVGHLVVQPRSRRDAALPAPNSLAARALAGLARQVDERFGAYAAATLRAFTPVLEEAPTAMPHMLRALAEYRAAGLDEGAAPPAQDFTPPDTADRLRVVARSEAEDPRRLILTLQLDPGWHVNASPASLEFLIPTRVSARAGGRELVLTADYPAGRPLAAGFEWPIRVYDDGTRIPLRLERAAPPGLELSVHAQACSDAGQCLAPARIPVLIETVGEAR
- a CDS encoding cbb3-type cytochrome c oxidase subunit I, translating into MSEVDAKGAPDPARRASAPVLAYLVTAGAVVLLMMAFGLLMRLAQGGLLQLGPDTFYELLTLHGAGMVGIAALASVAVMWHFLGQYVRLSRGMFIANLVLFLAGVVMILASVLAGGFAGAWTFLYPLPARPMGVWDTQAAALFVGGLLVIGTGFLLLYLDAARAILGQYGNLGRALGWPQLFGRDDGRAPPVAVVASTMVLIINSIGITVGAAILAMTLINLYVPAFAIDPLLAKNMTYFFGHVFINATIYMAVIAVYEILPRHTGRPWKSNKVVLAAWNASLIMVMTNYPHHLLMDFAMPQWALVAGQVISYASGLPVLVVTVFGALTNVYRSGIRWDLTSGLLLLSMFGWGAGVIPAIIDATVVINQVMHNTMWVPGHFHTYLLLGMLPMVLGFMYFLTGDRQTAAGRGLDRIGFWVFAVAGLGFVLAFLAGGQAGAPRRYAEHLAQWLPYDRAGALFAALVLAATLVFVGRFLLRLGQARSRAV